A single region of the Bdellovibrionales bacterium CG10_big_fil_rev_8_21_14_0_10_45_34 genome encodes:
- a CDS encoding mechanosensitive ion channel protein MscS, which translates to MAWARNAEIILILYMGNKSFEYWIQQVMEIANRTFFKMGAFEVSFFSLMYVFLFLMLLYFASSGLRRVLLRRLTHFPRATVESVLTLFHYSVLAIGTVIILQSAGLDFSALAVLAGTVGIGIGFGLQNVTNNFISGLIILFERPIKVGDRIEITDIMGQVMRIGMRSTTVLTNDNVSIIIPNAEFVSGNVVNWNHTDDIVRLRIPIGVSYKADPTCVIRTLESAIKDLPGVLEHRKSDVILDSFGDHSINFLVRVWTQDFSQKPGLMKHQINMAIWEALKVAKIEIPFQQLDLHVRTEKQPTVSA; encoded by the coding sequence GTGGCCTGGGCGCGAAACGCCGAGATAATATTGATTTTATATATGGGAAACAAAAGCTTTGAGTATTGGATCCAGCAGGTGATGGAGATAGCCAACCGAACTTTCTTTAAAATGGGGGCGTTCGAGGTCAGTTTCTTCTCGTTGATGTATGTTTTTTTATTTTTGATGCTCCTCTATTTCGCCTCGAGCGGCTTGCGAAGAGTTTTGCTTAGGCGACTAACTCATTTTCCGAGAGCAACTGTTGAGTCTGTGCTGACGCTGTTTCACTATTCAGTCCTTGCAATTGGTACCGTCATTATACTCCAGTCAGCGGGCTTGGACTTCAGTGCGCTTGCGGTTCTGGCTGGTACTGTGGGAATAGGAATTGGTTTCGGTCTGCAGAATGTCACAAATAACTTCATTAGCGGACTAATCATTTTATTTGAGCGCCCAATTAAAGTAGGGGATCGCATTGAGATTACTGATATCATGGGACAGGTGATGAGGATCGGAATGCGATCGACCACGGTCCTGACTAATGACAATGTGTCGATAATCATCCCGAATGCTGAATTCGTCTCAGGCAATGTGGTCAACTGGAACCATACTGACGACATAGTCCGATTAAGAATTCCAATTGGGGTTTCTTACAAAGCGGACCCCACATGCGTAATAAGGACCTTGGAGTCAGCAATTAAAGATTTACCAGGTGTCTTGGAGCATAGAAAGTCAGATGTAATACTTGATAGCTTTGGCGATCATTCAATTAATTTTTTAGTGCGAGTTTGGACCCAGGATTTTTCTCAAAAGCCCGGCCTGATGAAACACCAAATCAATATGGCCATCTGGGAAGCGCTAAAGGTTGCAAAGATTGAAATTCCGTTTCAGCAGCTGGATTTGCATGTACGCACTGAAAAGCAGCCTACAGTCTCGGCTTAA